The Lentzea guizhouensis genome contains a region encoding:
- a CDS encoding toll/interleukin-1 receptor domain-containing protein, translating to MPNVFVSYSRQDFYAAEALTSVFARQGLRPWFDVERIRPGTDWAASIDEAVDAADVVVVLASPAAMASPHVTEEWRRALEAGKQVRVAVVRKAELPPELAAAPVNDLRGRFFVHARALADEIVTGRRRGGRVFPLSPAVVWLWLAALYCAFVTARAVPLGLHLYEVYRAPVVLTPFPGYAAIALAVVLMNAVLFIAFLHLMYRLARRTATPSLVRTAFGTLVLALVYDWLATSTLHTRWYRELAADRWTESPLWYSAAMPVAVSCLVLVRYSRTVHLATPIGAGLGLLRLRATGRPAKLRRWSASMRKFTALRSLPPTSYLVLCDHPDKPIADLVDECCAAAGLARNRVDPRWVLFVVTDRTNDDLMAQVRAVFGDRVVFVLGTSLRVPDDELRREQWLDFREQDLETLHAFLRAILTPVVDQREPLAVPIGVSLSQLPFYVTKWLRFGHYLLACTAAVPLGELLTGSMPVALPVVTALLWLVLVTLLVRTAAKRVTVLSWFGLAVLSYGLYVAWLVLTSTPVLVTAVRVVVGVLALGSLFLPLAVMGEYWLPAAPDRRPRGNAVRTPIAALSSPLPPLVIAPAFMVVLVFTGS from the coding sequence GTGCCGAACGTCTTCGTCAGCTACTCGCGGCAGGACTTCTACGCCGCCGAGGCGCTGACGTCGGTGTTCGCGAGGCAGGGGCTCCGGCCGTGGTTCGACGTCGAGCGGATCCGGCCGGGCACCGACTGGGCGGCCTCGATCGACGAGGCGGTCGACGCGGCGGACGTCGTGGTGGTGCTGGCCTCCCCGGCGGCGATGGCGTCCCCGCACGTCACCGAGGAGTGGCGACGCGCCCTGGAGGCGGGCAAACAGGTCCGCGTCGCGGTGGTGCGCAAGGCGGAGCTGCCACCCGAGCTGGCCGCCGCGCCGGTCAACGACCTGCGCGGGCGGTTCTTCGTGCACGCCAGGGCGCTGGCCGACGAGATCGTCACCGGCCGGCGGCGCGGCGGCCGGGTCTTCCCGCTCTCGCCCGCGGTGGTGTGGCTGTGGCTGGCGGCGCTGTACTGCGCGTTCGTCACGGCCCGTGCCGTCCCGCTCGGCCTGCACCTGTACGAGGTCTACCGCGCTCCAGTGGTGCTGACACCGTTCCCGGGCTACGCGGCGATCGCACTGGCCGTGGTGCTGATGAACGCCGTGCTGTTCATCGCCTTCCTGCACCTGATGTACCGGCTGGCCAGGCGCACGGCCACGCCTTCGCTGGTGCGCACTGCGTTCGGCACGCTGGTGCTGGCCCTGGTCTACGACTGGCTCGCCACGAGCACGTTGCACACGCGCTGGTACCGCGAGCTGGCCGCGGACCGGTGGACGGAGTCACCGCTGTGGTACTCCGCGGCGATGCCGGTGGCCGTGTCCTGCCTGGTGCTGGTCCGCTACTCGCGCACCGTGCACCTGGCCACGCCGATCGGTGCCGGTCTGGGCCTGCTGCGCCTGCGGGCCACCGGCCGACCGGCCAAGCTGCGCCGCTGGTCCGCGTCCATGCGGAAGTTCACCGCGTTGCGCTCCCTGCCGCCGACCAGCTACCTCGTGCTGTGCGACCACCCGGACAAGCCGATCGCCGACCTGGTCGACGAGTGCTGTGCCGCCGCCGGGCTGGCCAGGAACCGGGTCGACCCGCGGTGGGTGCTGTTCGTGGTCACCGACCGGACGAACGACGACCTGATGGCGCAGGTGCGCGCGGTGTTCGGCGACCGGGTGGTGTTCGTGCTGGGCACGAGCCTGCGGGTACCGGACGACGAGCTGCGTCGCGAGCAGTGGCTCGACTTCAGGGAACAGGACCTGGAGACCCTCCACGCGTTCCTCCGCGCGATCCTCACGCCGGTGGTGGACCAGCGGGAACCGCTCGCCGTACCGATCGGCGTCTCGCTGTCGCAGCTGCCGTTCTACGTCACCAAGTGGCTGAGGTTCGGGCATTACCTGCTGGCCTGCACCGCGGCTGTCCCGCTCGGCGAGCTCCTCACCGGTTCGATGCCGGTCGCGTTGCCGGTGGTGACCGCGCTGCTATGGCTCGTGCTGGTCACGTTGCTCGTCAGGACCGCGGCGAAGCGGGTCACCGTGCTGAGCTGGTTCGGACTCGCGGTGCTGTCTTACGGGCTGTACGTCGCCTGGCTCGTGCTGACGTCCACACCGGTGTTGGTCACGGCGGTCCGGGTCGTGGTCGGCGTCCTCGCACTGGGATCGCTGTTCCTGCCGCTCGCGGTGATGGGGGAGTACTGGCTGCCCGCGGCACCGGACCGGCGGCCGCGCGGGAACGCCGTCAGAACGCCGATCGCCGCGCTGTCCTCACCGCTGCCGCCGCTGGTCATAGCGCCCGCCTTCATGGTGGTGCTGGTGTTCACCGGCTCCTGA
- a CDS encoding ABC transporter ATP-binding protein — protein MSATLNATSAVSINGVSVRFHSKRAETTAIEQVSLDVAPGEFVSIVGPSGCGKSTLLKLVAGLLRPSSGSVRLLGEEVHGPRHDIGFVFQRAALLEWRSARKNILLQAEMRGMGSAEAGRRADELIEMTGLTGFENALPHELSGGMQQRVALCRALLHQPRVLLMDEPFGALDALTREQMNVELHRVWRETGTTVLLVTHSIAESVYLANRVVVLTRRPALVKEVIEVDLPAGRDYSATMARPEFATTTARIRDLLGAVTGHD, from the coding sequence ATGAGCGCCACCTTGAACGCCACGAGTGCGGTCTCGATCAACGGGGTGTCCGTGCGCTTCCACTCCAAGCGCGCGGAGACCACCGCGATCGAGCAGGTCTCGCTCGACGTCGCACCCGGCGAGTTCGTCTCGATCGTCGGCCCGTCCGGCTGCGGCAAGTCGACGCTGCTGAAGCTGGTGGCCGGCCTGCTGCGGCCGTCGTCGGGCTCGGTGCGGCTGTTGGGGGAGGAGGTCCACGGGCCCCGGCACGACATCGGGTTCGTGTTCCAGCGCGCCGCCCTGCTGGAGTGGCGGTCCGCGCGCAAGAACATCCTGCTGCAGGCCGAGATGCGCGGCATGGGCTCGGCCGAGGCGGGGAGACGCGCCGACGAGCTGATCGAGATGACCGGGCTCACCGGGTTCGAGAACGCCCTCCCGCACGAGCTGTCCGGTGGCATGCAGCAGCGGGTGGCGTTGTGCCGCGCGTTGCTGCACCAGCCGCGGGTGCTGCTGATGGACGAGCCGTTCGGCGCGCTCGACGCGTTGACCCGCGAGCAGATGAACGTCGAGCTGCACCGGGTGTGGCGGGAGACGGGCACGACCGTGCTGCTCGTGACGCACTCGATCGCCGAGTCGGTGTACCTGGCCAACCGGGTGGTCGTGCTGACGCGACGGCCCGCGCTGGTCAAGGAGGTGATCGAGGTCGACCTGCCCGCCGGCCGCGACTACTCCGCGACCATGGCCCGGCCCGAGTTCGCGACCACGACCGCGCGCATTCGGGACCTGTTGGGGGCCGTGACAGGGCACGATTGA
- a CDS encoding ABC transporter substrate-binding protein, producing the protein MKRVLAGLLPAMLLVAACGGGEGGSAGSGVEETTLTLNWYPYGEHAPFYYGVEQGIYEKHGIKLKIQAGQGSGKTVQATGAGQTDFGWADTSALATAVENGVPAKSIGVYLQTTPASVQFFTEKNITKPADLKGKSVATTAGDALTKTFPAFLKQNGMQESDVSIQNIDPAGKMAAVISGRTDVLLGFASDQGPTIKEKAGKDVSYLRFSEFGLNYFSNGLLTSKSMLQKDPDLVKKMVQATQEAWAAAEKDPQAAADSMKGAAEQLPSPTVVLEQFKTTLTLLHTDATKGKAPGVNTAEDWKKTIDTFQQTGIIGKAAEPSAYWEESVAPKG; encoded by the coding sequence ATGAAGAGAGTGCTCGCCGGCCTGCTGCCCGCGATGCTGCTGGTCGCCGCCTGCGGTGGTGGCGAAGGCGGTTCCGCCGGGAGTGGCGTCGAGGAGACCACGCTGACCCTCAACTGGTACCCGTACGGCGAGCACGCGCCGTTCTACTACGGGGTCGAGCAGGGCATCTACGAGAAGCACGGGATCAAGCTCAAGATCCAGGCGGGTCAGGGCTCCGGCAAGACCGTGCAGGCCACCGGTGCCGGCCAGACCGACTTCGGCTGGGCCGACACCTCGGCGCTCGCCACCGCGGTCGAGAACGGCGTGCCCGCCAAGAGCATCGGCGTGTACCTGCAGACCACGCCCGCCTCCGTGCAGTTCTTCACCGAGAAGAACATCACCAAGCCCGCCGACCTCAAGGGCAAGTCGGTCGCGACCACCGCGGGTGACGCGCTGACCAAGACGTTCCCCGCGTTCCTGAAGCAGAACGGCATGCAGGAGTCGGACGTCTCCATCCAGAACATCGACCCGGCGGGCAAGATGGCCGCGGTCATCTCCGGGCGCACCGACGTGCTGCTCGGGTTCGCGTCCGACCAGGGGCCGACGATCAAGGAGAAGGCCGGCAAGGACGTCTCGTACCTGCGGTTCTCCGAGTTCGGCCTGAACTACTTCAGCAACGGCCTGCTGACGTCGAAGTCGATGCTGCAGAAGGACCCGGACCTGGTGAAGAAGATGGTCCAGGCCACCCAGGAGGCGTGGGCCGCCGCGGAGAAGGACCCGCAGGCCGCCGCCGACTCGATGAAGGGCGCCGCCGAACAGCTGCCGTCGCCGACGGTCGTGCTGGAGCAGTTCAAGACCACGCTGACGTTGCTGCACACCGACGCCACGAAGGGCAAGGCGCCGGGCGTGAACACGGCGGAGGACTGGAAGAAGACCATCGACACCTTCCAGCAGACCGGCATCATCGGCAAGGCGGCCGAACCCTCGGCGTACTGGGAAGAAAGCGTGGCCCCGAAGGGATGA
- a CDS encoding ABC transporter permease, protein MDTVPADRRRGGVVERAWRPVALIFAFLLLWQLVTVTELVEPYLVPSPGRTAEVLVGKWSYLWPHTLTTTWETLAGFVIAAIVGVLVAVAMVYSRAVESTVYPVLLFAQVIPKIAIAPLFVVWLGFGFEPKVIVAVLMAFFPVVISMVTGLKSVDTEMLELASTMGGGPLKTFVKIRFPASLPHLFAGLKVAITLAVTGAVVGEFVGANEGLGYVILQANGNMDTPMLFAGLIVMSVVGVLLFALLDLAEKLMLPWHASRRGSAVTTTLLAKG, encoded by the coding sequence GTGGACACGGTTCCGGCGGACCGCAGGCGGGGCGGCGTCGTGGAGCGGGCGTGGCGCCCGGTCGCGCTGATCTTCGCCTTCCTCCTGCTCTGGCAGCTCGTGACGGTGACCGAGCTGGTGGAGCCCTACCTGGTGCCGTCGCCGGGCAGGACGGCCGAGGTGCTCGTCGGCAAGTGGTCCTACCTCTGGCCGCACACGCTGACGACGACCTGGGAGACGCTCGCCGGGTTCGTCATCGCGGCGATCGTCGGCGTGCTGGTCGCGGTCGCCATGGTCTACTCGCGCGCGGTCGAGAGCACGGTCTACCCGGTGCTGCTGTTCGCGCAGGTCATCCCGAAGATCGCGATCGCGCCGCTGTTCGTGGTGTGGCTCGGCTTCGGCTTCGAGCCCAAGGTGATCGTCGCCGTGCTGATGGCGTTCTTCCCGGTGGTGATCTCGATGGTCACCGGCCTGAAGTCGGTCGACACCGAGATGCTGGAGCTCGCCTCGACGATGGGCGGCGGCCCGCTCAAGACGTTCGTGAAGATCCGCTTCCCGGCGTCCTTACCGCACCTGTTCGCCGGGCTGAAGGTCGCGATCACGCTGGCGGTCACCGGGGCGGTGGTCGGTGAGTTCGTCGGCGCCAACGAAGGCCTCGGATACGTGATCCTGCAGGCCAACGGGAACATGGACACCCCGATGCTGTTCGCCGGGCTGATCGTGATGTCGGTCGTCGGCGTGCTGCTGTTCGCCCTGCTCGACCTCGCCGAGAAGCTGATGCTGCCGTGGCACGCCAGCAGGCGCGGTTCCGCCGTCACCACAACCCTTCTCGCGAAAGGCTGA
- a CDS encoding VOC family protein: MHRSRLFGIFIDTPVAQAGQAADFWSAALGVPARSVAGEEQFTALDGAVPGLTVDVQAVDDAPRYHVDIETDDVAAEVARLTALGAEPVSRWLECHTLRAPGGHLLCVVPVHSDHETFARSARTWP; encoded by the coding sequence GTGCATCGGAGCAGACTGTTCGGGATCTTCATCGACACGCCCGTCGCGCAAGCCGGTCAGGCGGCGGACTTCTGGTCCGCCGCGTTGGGTGTTCCGGCGCGTTCCGTGGCAGGTGAGGAGCAGTTCACAGCTCTGGACGGCGCCGTTCCCGGCTTGACCGTCGACGTCCAGGCGGTCGACGACGCACCGCGCTACCACGTCGACATCGAGACCGACGACGTGGCAGCGGAGGTCGCCCGTCTGACGGCACTGGGTGCGGAACCGGTCTCCCGCTGGCTGGAGTGCCACACGCTGCGCGCGCCCGGCGGTCACCTGCTCTGCGTGGTGCCCGTGCACAGCGACCACGAGACGTTCGCCAGGTCGGCTCGGACGTGGCCGTGA